The proteins below come from a single Zea mays cultivar B73 chromosome 8, Zm-B73-REFERENCE-NAM-5.0, whole genome shotgun sequence genomic window:
- the LOC118473195 gene encoding uncharacterized protein yields MNIEDFHWYLAVLNAKKSEVHVLDSMGQQITDRRDLYTTLKGLERQIKLAAKHKELYQGKWSNLDVASWPVIEKITTQMQTDGVSCGLWMINYMEYWTGSSLSDNVTQDDITMFRFKLPAILWDSRLNTKKGHQNLDHNVDEDGESSSDVQIIDTPCELSKSSNTSHQIEPYISPYVLPAKVTSTNTQELMFVLCTYIMGIDNDKYLKKHWIQSTKPYPISLSFQKLKDILDVNKPMDTDCFNMAVRMIACNDSLFLLEDKYHYMDLQFCVSSSN; encoded by the exons ATGAATATAGAAGATTTTCACTGGTACCTGGCAGTTCTGAATGCAAAAAAAAGTGAGGTACATGTACTCGATTCTATGGGACAACAAATAACGGATCGCCGAGACCTTTATACTACA TTAAAAGGTCTAGAAAGACAGATTAAACTTGCAGCAAAACATAAAGAGCTTTACCAAGGCAAGTGGTCGAACCTTGATGTTGCATCATGGCCAGTTATAGAGAAGATCACAACACAAATGCAAACCGATGG GGTATCTTGCGGGCTATGGATGATAAACTATATGGAATACTGGACAGGATCCTCCCTATCTGATAACGTAACTCAG GATGATATAACAATGTTTAGGTTTAAGCTACCTGCAATATTATGGGACTCGAGATTAAACACAAAGAAAGGACATCAAAATCTTGACCACAATGTGGATGaagatggagagagttcaagtgaTGTTCAAATAATCGATACTCCATGTGAGTTATCTAAATCGTCAAATACATCACATCAGATTGAACCATATATATCTCCATATGTTCTGCCTGCTAAAGTAACATCAACAAACACGCAAGAACTGATGTTTGTATTATGCACATATATCATGGGGATAGACAACGACAAATATTTAAA GAAACATTGGATTCAGAGCACTAAACCTTATCCAATTTCTTTAAGTTTTCAAAAACTTAAAGATATATTGGATGTAAATAAGCCGATGGATACAGATTGTTTTAACATGGCTGTTCGGATGATCGCATGCAATGATTCCTTGTTCTTGTTGGAAGACAAATACCACTACATGGATCTACAGTTCTGTGTAAGTTCAAGTAATTAG
- the LOC118473081 gene encoding uncharacterized protein → MLAKLLECWPDMEYDVSDCKQILLPFSFLGHFTLYVLNMDTRSIYIMDSMPIPSWFKGDHPSMHYIHNIHYIANNMNAAMELANPTWKDDIYMWRRIVPTWVPRTLNWDLSGFLVINFMHDWNGIRLPCICTNGNDLRTKFLVELLKYKDNESKDNIPEEIQEIIRHIR, encoded by the exons ATGTTGGCAAAATTATTAGAATGTTGGCCTGACATGGAGTACGATGTTTCAGATTGCAAACAA ATTCTATTGCCCTTTTCTTTCTTGGGTCACTTCACCTTATATGTACTTAACATGGACACTAGAAGCATCTATATAATGGACTCCATGCCTATACCATCATGGTTTAAGGGTGATCATCCTAGCATGCATTATATTCATAATATACATTATATTGCCAATAATATGAATGCTGCCATGGAATTGGCCAATCCTACATGGAAAGACGATATTTATATGTGGCGTCGTATAGTACCAACATGGGTTCCAAGAACATTAAACTG GGATTTATCTGGCTTTCTTGTTATCAACTTTATGCACGATTGGAATGGTATAAGGTTACCCTGCATTTGCACT AATGGGAATGACCTGAGGACCAAATTCTTAGTAGAATTATTGAAGTACAAGGACAATGAATCCAAAGACAACATTCCAGAAGAAATACAAGAAATTATTAGGCACATCAGATAG